From one Scophthalmus maximus strain ysfricsl-2021 chromosome 19, ASM2237912v1, whole genome shotgun sequence genomic stretch:
- the LOC118314631 gene encoding ral guanine nucleotide dissociation stimulator-like isoform X4: MIMLEKQSSTQEIGEEAEDDAVFTITLRKVQLHQSASKGQRWLGVDTDAALSLYETCKVRTIKAGTLERLVEYMVSAFRGKDSTYVTIFLCTYRSFASTRQVLDLLLNRYAKLQHVPAATAHRVSQDDCTELRNTVSSILGAWLDQYSEDFWTPPSYDCLHQLLSYLHRHLPGSDLERRARNLLAHFHRRQQCEPDPDGENIGCPFATQEESGFEDEIPAFSFLSFDPIMVAEQFTLMDADLFKKVVPYHCLGGIWSQRDKKGKEHLAPTIRATVAQFNSVTNCVITTCLSNPVLKPNQRARLLERWIDVARECRILKNFSSLRAILSALQCNAIHRLKRTWEEVSRESFRTFRELSEIFSDDNNYSLSRELLVKEGTSKFATLEINPKRAQRRHQQQRDLGVMQGTIPYLGTFLTDLVMMDTAMKDYTEGGLINFEKRRKEFEVIAQIKLLQLASNNYSFTQDSHFREWFACVEKLSEAESYNLSCEIEPLSESASNTLRAKKNGGIMKRWSDRQLTEAGCSGAAGSHSKSFDHSHYRPYQGSGSGGGGGGGGGDSGDALSVTSVSSSGSDLEDVNASFLSDSPEGHERKTSTPSVKLTVSAYGREAPAADTTSTFWECTSLSSLDTSGTGSSSGSASGSSSASSSSVSSSTPLAASRSHKRSVSAVSNYSTLSLPLYNQQVDDCCIIRVSLDVENGNLYKSILVTSQDKTPAVIRKAMIKHNLEREKTEDYELMQKISEDKELRIPDNANVFYAMNSTANYDFVLKKRGFARPVRAKNVASSTLPRMKQKGLKIAKGIF, encoded by the exons AGCTCGACGCAGGAGATCGGCGAGGAGGCCGAGGACGACGCCGTCTTCACCATCACGCTGCGGAAGGTGCAGCTGCACCAGTCGGCCAGCAAGGGGCAGCGGTGGCTGGGCGTGGACACGGACGCCGCCCTCAGCCTGTACGAGACCTGCAAGGTGCGGACCATCAAGGCCGGCACGCTGGAGCGGCTGGTGGAGTACATGGTGTCGGCGTTCCGCGGCAAGGACTCCACCTACGTCACCATCTTCCTCTGCACGTACCGCTCCTTCGCCTCCACCCGGCAGGTGCTGGATCTCCTGCTCAACAG ataTGCCAAGCTCCAACACGTGCCTGCAGCCACAGCACACAGAGTTTCCCAGGACGACTGCACCGAGCTGAGGAA CACCGTGTCGTCCATCCTGGGCGCGTGGCTGGACCAGTACTCCGAGGACTTCTGGACGCCTCCGAGCTACGACTGCCTGCACCAGCTGCTCTCCTACCTCCACCGCCACCTCCCCGGCTCCGACCTGGAGCGCCGCGCCCGCAACCTGCTGGCCCACTTCCACCGGCGACAGCAGTGTGAGCCCGATCCTGACG GGGAAAACATCGGCTGCCCTTTCGCCACGCAGGAAGAGAGCGGCTTCGAGGACGAGATCCCTGCGTTCAGCTTCCTGTCGTTCGACCCCATCATGGTCGCCGAGCAGTTCACGCTCATGGACGCG GATCTGTTCAAGAAGGTGGTGCCCTACCACTGTCTGGGGGGCATCTGGTCCCAGCGGGACAAGAAGGGGAAGGAGCACCTGGCCCCCACCATCAGGGCGACGGTGGCCCAGTTCAACTCCGTCACCAACTGCGTCATCACCACCTGCCTGAGCAACCCGGTGCTGAAGCCCAACCAGCGGGCGCGGCTGCTGGAGCGGTGGATCGACGTGGCCCGG GAGTGTCGGATCCTGAAGAACTTCTCGTCGCTGCGCGCCATCCTCTCTGCGCTGCAGTGCAACGCCATCCACCGCCTGAAGAGGACGTGGGAGGAAGTGTCACg GGAGAGCTTCCGCACCTTCCGCGAGCTGTCCGAGATCTTCTCCGACGACAACAACTACTCGCTCAGCCGAGAGCTGCTGGTCAAG GAGGGAACTTCCAAGTTCGCGACGTTGGAGATCAACCCCAAACGAGCTCAGAggagacaccagcagcagagagaccTG GGGGTGATGCAGGGGACCATCCCCTACCTGGGGACCTTCCTGACGGACCTGGTGATGATGGACACGGCCATGAAGGACTACACCGAG gGTGGTCTCATCAACTttgagaagaggagaaag GAGTTCGAGGTGATCGCGCAGATCAAACTGCTCCAGTTGGCCTCCAACAACTACAGCTTCACTCAGGACAGTCACTTCAGGGAGTGGTTCGCCTGCGTGGAGAAGCTCAGCGAGGCGGAGAG CTACAACCTGTCCTGTGAGATCGAGCCTCTGTCGGAGTCGGCCAGCAACACACTGCGGGCCAAGAAGAACGGAGGAATCATGAAGCGCTGGAGCGA TCGTCAGTTGACGGAGGCCGGCTGCAGCGGCGCCGCGGGCTCGCACTCCAAGTCCTTCGACCACTCGCACTACAGACCGTACCAAGGCAGCGGCAGTGGCGGCGGAGGCGGTGGCGGCGGGGGGGACAGTGGCGACGCCCTCAGCGTCACGTCCGTCAGCTCCAGCGGCTCAGACCTGGAGGACGTGAACGCCAGCTTCCTGTCCGACTCGCCGGAGGGACACGAGAGGAAG aCGTCGACTCCGTCAGTGAAACTCACCGTCTCTGCTTACGGGAGAGAAGCTCCAGCAGCAGATACAACGTCTACG TTCTGGGAGTGCACGTCCCTGTCGTCCCTGGATACGTCCGGGACGGGCTCCAGCTCCGGCTCGGCCTCGGGCTCCAGCAgcgcctcgtcctcctccgtctcctcgtccACGCCGCTTGCGGCCTCGCGCTCGCACAAGCGCTCGGTGTCGGCCGTGTCCAACTACTCGACGCTGTCGCTGCCGCTGTACAACCAGCAGGTGGACGACTGCTGCATCATCAGGGTCAGTCTGGACGTGGAGAACGGCAACTTGTACAAGAGCATCCTG GTCACGAGTCAAGACAAGACGCCGGCCGTCATCAGGAAGGCCATGATCAAACACAACCTGGAGCGAGAGAAGACCGAGGACTACGAGCTGATGCAGAAGATCTCTGAGGACAAAg